In Acidovorax sp. GBBC 1281, a single window of DNA contains:
- a CDS encoding LysR family transcriptional regulator, giving the protein MRAHLLQDTALRYFLEVAQCGSLTEASARLHVAASALSRQIAGLEAQLGTPLFERHPRGMVLTAAGEILATHARRTGLDAERALGEIGALLGLRAGQVRLATSDVFANELVPRLCVAFQREHAGIRFTVTALPTAQVPEAVRTGVADIGLCFSRAPQPGIQVAHRQSAPVLAMLPPGHPLAGASRISLAQMARFPLVLPPQETIVRQMIDMACSRQGLQLEPVLVSNHARTVLEFVAHGGGVSVSSEIATRHAVAAGAIVARPLGDPGMDLRDIEVQTLAGRALPVAAQAFLERLKQELPGL; this is encoded by the coding sequence ATGCGAGCCCACCTGCTGCAAGACACCGCCCTGCGCTACTTCCTCGAAGTGGCGCAATGCGGATCGCTGACCGAAGCCTCCGCCCGGCTGCACGTGGCCGCCTCGGCCCTGAGCCGCCAGATCGCGGGGCTGGAAGCGCAGCTGGGCACGCCGCTGTTCGAGCGGCACCCGCGCGGCATGGTGCTGACGGCGGCCGGCGAGATCCTCGCCACGCATGCGCGGCGCACCGGGCTGGACGCCGAGCGCGCGCTGGGCGAGATCGGCGCGCTGCTCGGGCTGCGTGCGGGCCAGGTGCGCCTGGCCACCTCGGATGTGTTCGCCAATGAACTGGTGCCCCGGCTGTGCGTGGCGTTCCAGCGCGAGCATGCGGGCATCCGCTTCACGGTGACGGCGCTGCCCACTGCGCAGGTGCCGGAGGCCGTGCGCACGGGCGTGGCCGACATCGGCCTGTGCTTCAGCCGCGCGCCGCAGCCCGGCATCCAGGTGGCCCACCGCCAGAGCGCGCCCGTGCTGGCCATGCTGCCGCCCGGGCACCCGCTGGCCGGCGCCAGCCGCATCAGCCTGGCGCAGATGGCCCGGTTCCCGCTCGTGCTGCCGCCGCAGGAAACCATCGTGCGCCAGATGATCGACATGGCCTGCAGCCGCCAGGGCCTGCAGCTGGAGCCCGTGCTGGTCAGCAACCACGCCCGCACCGTGCTGGAGTTCGTGGCGCACGGCGGCGGCGTGTCGGTGTCGAGCGAAATCGCCACGCGCCATGCCGTGGCCGCAGGCGCCATCGTGGCACGGCCCCTCGGCGATCCGGGCATGGACCTGCGCGACATCGAAGTGCAGACCCTCGCCGGCCGCGCGCTGCCCGTGGCTGCGCAGGCCTTTCTGGAGCGGTTGAAGCAAGAGTTGCCGGGGCTGTGA
- a CDS encoding IS5 family transposase translates to MTPRSALKFDLFAEASRQHKRDEVGDPLQVIARHIDFAELARLVDALIERGGGRRGGRPAYPTEVMVRILVLKRLYNLSDEQMEYQLLDRGSYQRFCLLQDAMNVPDRKTIWRFGERLGVGGATALFQGVDAQLQRHGYIARGGQAIDATLVPAPRQHIGQQERRTLAQGGQPDWSQARRRQKDVEATHTKKHGKSHFGYKLSVSVDLKHGFIRRLATGTASEHDGHHFDEVLDMHNTGRAVHADKAYPSRQRCQMLKVLGFVDAMQRRAQAGRPQSECQKGRNQRIAKKRAKVEHVFAGIRHLGGKFVRTIGQARATVGMTMMAACYNMKRLAWFLHRGVDAFFKPATGKAQVRLQTVKA, encoded by the coding sequence ATCACTCCCCGTAGCGCCCTGAAGTTCGACCTGTTCGCTGAGGCCTCGCGCCAACACAAGAGAGATGAGGTGGGCGATCCGCTGCAGGTGATCGCGCGGCACATCGACTTCGCAGAACTGGCCCGGCTGGTGGATGCCTTGATCGAACGCGGGGGTGGCCGCCGGGGCGGTCGGCCCGCCTACCCCACCGAGGTGATGGTGCGCATCCTGGTGTTGAAGCGGCTGTACAACCTGTCCGATGAGCAGATGGAGTATCAGTTGCTGGACCGGGGGAGCTACCAGCGGTTTTGCCTGTTGCAGGATGCGATGAACGTGCCGGACCGCAAAACGATCTGGCGCTTTGGCGAGCGCCTTGGCGTGGGCGGGGCAACGGCCTTGTTCCAGGGGGTGGATGCCCAACTGCAGCGCCACGGCTACATCGCCCGGGGCGGGCAAGCCATTGATGCCACGCTGGTGCCCGCGCCCCGACAGCACATCGGCCAGCAGGAGCGGCGAACGCTGGCACAAGGCGGGCAGCCGGACTGGAGCCAAGCGCGACGCAGGCAAAAGGATGTGGAGGCCACGCACACGAAGAAGCACGGCAAAAGCCACTTCGGCTACAAGCTCAGCGTGAGCGTGGACCTCAAGCACGGCTTCATCCGCCGCCTCGCCACGGGCACGGCCAGCGAGCACGACGGGCACCACTTCGATGAGGTGCTGGACATGCACAACACCGGGCGGGCAGTGCATGCGGACAAAGCCTACCCGAGCCGCCAAAGGTGCCAGATGCTGAAAGTGCTGGGATTCGTGGATGCGATGCAGCGCCGTGCGCAGGCGGGCCGACCACAGAGCGAATGCCAGAAGGGGCGCAACCAGCGCATCGCAAAGAAACGAGCCAAGGTGGAGCACGTGTTCGCCGGTATCCGCCACCTGGGGGGCAAGTTCGTGCGCACCATCGGACAGGCGCGCGCCACGGTGGGGATGACGATGATGGCCGCCTGCTACAACATGAAGCGACTGGCCTGGTTCCTGCATCGGGGCGTGGATGCTTTCTTCAAGCCCGCCACTGGCAAGGCACAAGTGCGCCTGCAAACGGTGAAAGCCTGA
- a CDS encoding gamma-glutamyltransferase family protein codes for MTQAPPPNATALDWGQPYASQRSPVMGRNIVSASQPLAAQAGLCMLMAGGNAVDAAIATAMALTVVEPTGCGIGSDGFAIVWDGKELHGLNASGRSPAAWTPEYFAQRGGIPESGWNAVTVPGAVSAWVALSKRLGKLPFAQLAQPAIEYARGGFPVSPIIATQWALGADRLGAQPGFAECFMPGGRAPRAGEIFRSEAHARTLELIADTGGEAFYRGTLARQMAAHAQANGGAMTEDDLAAHQADWVGTVSQPFGDAVVHEIPPNGQGIAALIALGLLDAVGIGTRPVDDVETVHASIEAMKLALADLYEHNADIDAMRVAPRDLLDPAYLRERALRIDPARAGDPGHGAPRRGGTVYLAAADASGMMVSFIQSNYMGFGSGVVVPGTGISLQNRGHGFSLVPGHANEVGPRKRPSHTIIPAFAMHAGGTPRMAFGVMGGPMQSQGHVQMALRVLRYGQNPQAAADAPRWRVTGGRGVAVEPGFDPAVLAELRARGHEVTVESGHGVFAFGGAQLVLREGGIYIAGSDPRKDGHAAAF; via the coding sequence ATGACCCAAGCGCCCCCACCGAACGCCACCGCCCTCGACTGGGGCCAGCCCTACGCCTCGCAGCGCAGCCCCGTCATGGGCCGCAACATCGTTTCCGCCTCGCAGCCCCTGGCCGCCCAGGCCGGGCTGTGCATGCTGATGGCCGGCGGCAACGCGGTGGACGCGGCCATTGCCACGGCCATGGCGCTGACGGTGGTGGAGCCCACGGGCTGCGGCATCGGCAGCGATGGCTTCGCCATCGTGTGGGATGGCAAGGAACTGCACGGCCTCAATGCCTCGGGCCGCTCGCCGGCGGCCTGGACGCCCGAATACTTCGCCCAACGCGGCGGCATTCCCGAGTCCGGCTGGAACGCCGTGACCGTGCCCGGCGCGGTCTCGGCCTGGGTTGCGCTGTCGAAGCGGCTGGGCAAGCTGCCGTTCGCGCAACTGGCGCAGCCCGCCATCGAATACGCACGCGGCGGCTTTCCCGTCTCGCCCATCATCGCCACGCAGTGGGCGCTGGGGGCGGACCGGCTGGGTGCCCAGCCGGGTTTCGCGGAGTGCTTCATGCCTGGCGGGCGGGCGCCGCGCGCGGGCGAGATCTTCCGCAGCGAAGCGCATGCCCGGACGCTGGAGCTGATCGCCGACACCGGCGGCGAGGCCTTCTACCGCGGCACGCTGGCCCGCCAGATGGCCGCCCATGCGCAGGCGAATGGCGGCGCGATGACCGAGGACGACCTCGCCGCGCACCAGGCCGACTGGGTGGGGACGGTGAGCCAGCCGTTCGGCGATGCGGTCGTCCATGAAATCCCGCCCAACGGCCAGGGCATCGCCGCGCTGATCGCGCTGGGGCTGCTCGACGCCGTGGGCATTGGCACGCGCCCCGTGGACGACGTGGAGACGGTGCATGCCAGCATCGAGGCCATGAAGCTCGCGCTGGCCGACCTGTATGAGCACAACGCCGACATCGACGCGATGCGCGTGGCGCCGCGCGACCTGCTGGACCCGGCCTACCTGCGCGAGCGTGCCCTGCGCATCGACCCGGCGCGCGCCGGCGATCCGGGCCATGGCGCGCCGCGCCGCGGCGGCACGGTGTACCTGGCGGCCGCCGATGCCTCGGGGATGATGGTGTCGTTCATCCAGTCCAACTACATGGGCTTCGGATCGGGCGTGGTGGTGCCGGGCACCGGCATCAGCCTGCAGAACCGGGGCCACGGCTTCAGCCTGGTGCCGGGCCATGCCAACGAGGTGGGCCCGCGCAAGCGCCCCTCGCACACCATCATTCCGGCGTTCGCCATGCATGCCGGCGGCACGCCGCGCATGGCTTTCGGCGTCATGGGTGGCCCCATGCAGTCGCAGGGCCACGTGCAGATGGCGCTGCGCGTGCTGCGCTACGGCCAGAACCCGCAGGCCGCCGCCGATGCGCCGCGCTGGCGGGTCACCGGCGGCCGGGGCGTGGCCGTGGAGCCGGGTTTCGATCCCGCCGTGCTGGCCGAACTGCGCGCGCGCGGTCACGAGGTCACCGTGGAGTCGGGCCACGGCGTGTTCGCCTTCGGCGGCGCCCAGCTCGTGCTGCGCGAAGGTGGCATCTACATCGCGGGCTCGGACCCGCGCAAGGATGGGCATGCCGCGGCGTTCTGA